The Marinifilum sp. JC120 genome has a window encoding:
- the trbJ gene encoding P-type conjugative transfer protein TrbJ → QLESMYRTYAEEMMQTQQQIMMVKQNIDQYVNMVKNTIRLPFAIKNSVIRDFKQLASLTMGLRETVADIDVLGGVYHAAYPNFNSAKELVGLPASEVNPQYYEYYSKWSGRVDEATEATFKLSGQQLKEISESEEFDSYIDDLLSTPEGRMQALEAANQLSSIQISEMRKLRALMAMHIQNQAQIQQKKEKIDQIQELNSRSYFENDLAKRTQALIDKLGE, encoded by the coding sequence AACAGCTTGAATCCATGTACCGGACTTATGCGGAAGAAATGATGCAGACCCAGCAGCAAATTATGATGGTGAAGCAAAATATTGATCAGTACGTCAACATGGTCAAGAACACCATACGCCTGCCCTTTGCCATTAAAAACAGTGTGATTAGAGACTTTAAACAATTGGCGTCTCTTACCATGGGATTACGTGAAACAGTTGCAGATATTGATGTACTTGGTGGAGTTTATCATGCCGCTTATCCAAATTTCAACTCAGCTAAAGAACTGGTTGGTCTTCCAGCCAGTGAAGTGAATCCCCAGTATTACGAATACTACAGCAAATGGTCCGGTCGAGTAGATGAAGCGACCGAGGCCACTTTTAAACTCTCCGGGCAGCAGCTCAAGGAAATCAGTGAGTCAGAAGAATTTGATTCATACATAGATGATCTCTTGAGCACCCCGGAAGGACGCATGCAGGCATTAGAAGCTGCCAACCAACTCTCTTCCATCCAAATTTCAGAGATGCGAAAGCTGCGCGCCCTCATGGCTATGCATATCCAGAATCAGGCGCAGATCCAGCAGAAGAAGGAGAAGATTGATCAGATTCAGGAACTGAATAGTAGAAGCTACTTCGAAAACGATCTCGCTAAAAGAACCCAAGCTCTAATTGATAAACTTGGAGAGTAG